The genome window GTTCTCGTCGAGGACCTTCGCCATCGGCGCCACACAGTTGGTGGTGCAGGAGGCGTTGGAGATGACGTGGTGGTTCGCCGGGTCGTACTTGTCCTGGTTGACGCCCATCACGATGGTGATGTCCTCGTCCTTGGCCGGAGCCGAGATGAGGACCTTCTTGGCGCCGCCGGCGAGGTGCTTCGCGGCGTCGGCCTTCTTCGTGAAGATGCCGGTGGACTCGATGACGACGTCGACACCCAGCTCGCCCCACGGGATGTCGGCGGGGTTGCGCTCGGAGAGCACCTTGATGGTGCGGCCGTCCACGGTGATCGTGTCGGCGGTGTGCGACACCTCGGCCTTGAGACGGCCCAGGATGGTGTCGTACTTCAGGAGGTGTGCGGTGGTCGCGGTGTCACCCAGGTCGTTGACAGCCACGATCTCGATGTCCGCACCCTGCTCCAGCAGCGCGCGGAAGTAGTTACGACCGATGCGGCCAAAGCCGTTGATGCCTACGCGGATCGTCACGAACCGATCTCCTCGTTGGTACGCCGGCTCAGTGCCGGCGAGCTGTATGGGATGTCCCCGACCGCCTACGACCCTACAGCCCCGGCGCCCGGCGAGTGACATCGAGATGCCCTATACATGCCGGTGCGGTCCGTACTCGCCGGTAGGGGTACGGACCGCCCTGGTTTTGCAAGGTGATTACCTTTTGAGCGGCCCCCCGATCATCTGATTCCAGAGGTCCGGAGGGCCGCTCACGAGGGCGTTCGCCACTCGTTCGGCTCAGTCGGCGCTCACTTCCTCAGCGCCGCCAGCGCCTTGCCGAGCAGTGCCTTGCGGTCGGCCGCCCCGGGGACCTGCTCCAGACCGAAGCCCAGCAGCACGGTGTCGTCCGTGGTGACCGCGCCGTAGGTCTTGAACAGTTCACCCGACAGACCCCAGTCCTTCACGACCGCCGGGCTGCCGGCGGGCGGGCCGGGGGTGCTCCAGGCGCCGAGCGACGTCTCGAAGCCCTCGACCGCGCCGGGCGTGCCGCCGATGACGACGGCGGCGTTGTCGGCGAGGAGGCCGCGACCGCCGCTGCCGGGGTCGGTGACATAGCTGAGCGACACCTCGACGGTCTTCCCAGCGTACGCGGACAGGTCGAACTCGACCTGCTGCCAGCCGTCCGAGGCCCCGGTGAAGCTGTTCCAGGCGCCGCTGGTGCCGCTGGGCGTGCAGCCCCCCGCGCCCAGGGTCAGATACCGCTTCAGCGCCGGGTGGCCCTGGATGAAGAACCCGGCCTCGCACTCGGTGGGCACGGCGGTGGAGGTGGCGCCACCGGTGTCCGGCAGCGTCGTCCAGTCGTCCGCCCCGACCGTGTGCGCCTCCAGGAGGGCGTGGTCGTAGCCCTCCTCGGTGCTCCACAGCAGCTGGGTGCGCAGGGTCGGCTTGTCCGCCGCGGTGACCGAGGTGAGGTCGATGGTGCGGGTGAGGCGGTTCCACGCGTAGTCGGTGTGCGTGGCGGCGGCCATGGACGCGCCCTCGTAGGGGCCGTACGGATTGACGGTCCCGGGGTACTGCCCCGCGCCGGCGCTCGCGAACTGCGGGAACGTCGTGGCGGGCAGCGCGTCCGAGGTGACACCGAACGAACCGGCGGTGTTCAGCGGGTTCCCGGGCGCGTCGCCGAGCGTGCCCGAGAAGCCGTCGAGCTTGCCGAGGCCCGCGAAGGCCGTGGCGTTCGGCAGGGAGGTACGGCTGTAGGCGCCCAGGTAGTACTGGCTGAAGTCGTTCGACAGGGTGCCGCCGCCGAGGTCGACGGAGCCGCCGGCGCTCTCGCCCGCCTCGATCAGCTTGCCGCCCTCGTTGAGGTAGGCGCGCAGTTCGAGCTGGGTGGCGACGCCCGGCCGGACGGCGCCCGTGTAGTGCACGACCTGCTTGAAGTGCTCCAGTACGCCGAGCGCGTCGGGCGCGCCCTGGGTCGCGACGTCCCAGACGAGCGCCTTCTTGCCGTTGGCCTTCAACGCGTCGACGTAGGCCTGTGTCTGGGTCGCGGTCGCGCCCTCCTCGGCGAGGACGAGCGTGTCGGCCTTGGGCCGTTCGGCGATCGTGTACGTGAAGCGCTCGCTCTTGGTGGGCTTGCCCTTCTTCGTCTCACCGGTGAACCAGATCTCGACCTTGTCGCCCGGCTCGCCGTCCCGCACCTTGGCCCGGTACTCGTCGAAGTACAGGTTGTCCTCACCGCCGAACGTCTCACCGCCCTTCCAGGACTTGAGCTTCTGGTCGTACGTACGGCCGCGGCCGTTGATCCGGTAGTTCAGCTCCTTGTCGCGCACCGACTTGCGGGCGACGACGGAGATCTCCTGGTCGGCGCCGCGCGAGTACGAGGTGGTGAACTCGGCCGGGGTGAAGTCGGGGGCGTCGACGCCGACGGAGGACTTCGGCTGGTCGGGTGTGGCCGCGGACTCGGCGAGGGAGAGCGCGAACGGGATGTTCTTCTCGAACTCCTGCTGGATCAGCTTCTCGTCGTCCGGGAACGTGAAGACCGAGGCGCAGTCCTCGGGCCGCCAGGCGTCGTTCGGGTCGATGTTCGAGGCGGTCTGGCAGGTCGACATCTCGGGGGTGTAGAACGCCGCGCCGTTGACGTTGGACGCGTGGCCGTCCGCCTCGCCGTTGGTGGTGTACAGCTCCGAGGAGAGCTGGGGGTGGTAGCCGGGGATCGCGGAGTTCTCGGGCGTGCCGGCGAGGGACTTGTACAGGACGTCGTCCGGCGTCGGGCTCGCCACCTGCCAGCCGACCCCGTAGAGGAGGAGTTCGGCGGCGGAGTGGTAGTTGATGCCGTACTCGAAGCCGATGCGCTTCTCGAAGGCGTCCAGGACCTTGGTCTCGGGCTCCGAGGCGGGGCCGGCGCCGCGGTAGGTCTCGCTGGTGGGGGCCGGGGACGAACCCTCGTTGTCGTAGCCCCACTTGTAGGGGAAGTTGCGGTTGAGGTCGACGCCGTCGCCGACGGTGATGGAGCCGTCGCCGTTGACGTCCCGCAGGTTCTTGCGCCACTGGCGGTTGTCGGTGTCCGCGTGGGTGAAGTCGTAGCCGTCCGGGTTGGCGGAGAGCACGAACCACAGCTCGGTGGTGTCGACGATCTTCTTGATCCGCTTGTCCGACTTGTAGTTGTCCAGGTAGTGGTGGAGCAGCCGCCGGGTCATCTCCGGCGTGATCCACTCACGCGCGTGCTGGTTGGACAGGTACAGCACAGAGGGCTTGACGCCGTCCTTGGTCTTCTTCGCGTCCTTGGTCAGCTTGACCGCGAGGATGTCCTGTCCCCCGAGGGACTTGCCGAGGGAGACCACCTTGGTCAGGGACGGGTTCTCCTGGCCCGTGCGGAGGATCTCCTCCTTGAGGTTGCCGACGCCGCTGTAGGGCCGGTAGACCCCGTCGCCCGCGGCCGTCACCCGCGCCTCGGCCTTGCTGGTGAGCCGGTGCTCCTTCAGCTCGACGCCCTGCTCCTCCAAGGCGTCCGCCTGCTTGTCGGTCAGATAGACCTCGACCGACGCGGTGCCCTTCTCCGGTGCCTGCTCGCTGAGTTCGTGGCCGTCCTGTCCGGCGGCGAGCAGCAGCGGTATCTGCTTCTTCGTCACCTCGGCGCGGAAGACCTTGACTTCCTCGGTGTCGGAGCCGTCGTTCTCGGCCGCCTGGGCCAGTGGTGCGAGTCCCGCGCCACCGCCCAGCAGGAGCGCGCCGGCGGCGAGGATCGCTCTCGCTCTTCGTCTCATGAGCCCCCCTTGCAGTGGTTCGCCCCAGCGGCGAACAGACGCCAGGCTCATGTCAGATATGGGTCACGTCAAGGATGCCTCACAGGCCATACACGGAATTCACGCAGAAAGCCGAAGGCCGGTGCCGACAGCACCCAAATGGGCGTCGGCACCGGCGAGTTGGGCCTTTCGGGTGTCTCTCACCCCACGAGATTCTCGGCCATCTCCTCGGTGAGGCTGGCCTCGGTGCCCGGGATGCCGAGGTCCGAGGCGCGCTTGTCGGCCATGGCCAGCAGCCGTCGGATGCGGCCGGCGACGGCGTCCTTGGTGAGCGGCGGGTCGGCGAGCGCGCCCAGTTCCTCCAGGGAGGCCTGCTTGTGCTCCATGCGCAGCCGTCCGGCGGCGGCGAGGTGCTCGGGGACGTCGTCGGCGAGGATCTCCAGGGCGCGGCCCACCCGGGCGCCGGCGGCGACGGCGGCACGGGCCGAGCGGCGCAGGTTGGCGTCGTCGAAGTTGGCGAGCCGGTTGGCCGTGGCCCGGACCTCGCGGCGCATCCGCCGCTCCTCCCAGGCGAGCACGGACTCATGGGCGCCGAGCCGGGTGAGCAGCGCGCCGATCGCGTCCCCGTCCCGGACGACGACCCGGTCCACGCCCCTCACCTCGCGGGCCTTCGCCGCGATCGACAGCCGCCGGGCGGCGCCGACCAGGGCGAGGGCGGCCTCCGGTCCCGGGCAGGTCACCTCCAGGGAGGACGAGCGGCCGGGCTCGGTGAGCGAGCCATGGGCCAGGAAGGCGCCCCGCCAGGCCGCCTCGGCGTCGCAGGTGGCCCCGGAGACCACCTGGGGCGGCAGGCCGCGGATCGGGCGGCCCCGGCCGTCCACCAGGCCGGTCTGGCGGGCCAGCTGGTCACCGCCGGCGACCACCCGCACCACGTAACGGGAGCCGCGGCGCAGTCCGCCGGGTGCCATCACGATCAGTTCGGAGCTGTGGCCGAAGATCTCCAGGATGTCCCGCTTGAGTCTGCGGGCCGCCATCGCGGTGTCCAGCTCCGCCTCGATCACGATGCGGCCGCTCACCAGGTGCAGCCCGCCCGCGAACCGCAGGATCGCCGAGACCTCCGCCTTTCTGCAGCAGGTCCGGGTGACGGGTAGCCGGGAGATCTCGTCCTTCACCGCTGCCGTCATCGCCATGGGCCGATCCTTCCATGCATCCGAAAAATACGGTCGTACGCGGCGGCCAACAGCTCCGGGTCGTGCCGCGGAGATCCATCGGTCCTGGCCACGGGCGCCAGCTCGACCGCGGCACCGAACCGTTTGGCGGCGTCGGTCAGGGAATCGCGGTCGGGCACGGCGGCCTCGTCGGCCAGCACCACGTCCAGGGCGAGTTTAGGGGCGTGTCGTGCCAAAACCTCCAAATGACGCTGCGGGGAGAAGCCATCGGTTTCTCCCGGCTGCGGGGCGAGGTTCAGCGACAGCACGAGCCGGCCCTTGGTCTCGGTGAGGGCGTCGAGCAGCTCGGGCACCAGCAGATGCGGGATCACCGAGGAGAACCAGGAGCCGGGGCCGAGGACCACCCAGTCGGCGTCGCGGACCGCCGCCACTGCCTCGGGCACGGCGGGCGGGTCGTGCGGCACGACGTGCACGGACTGCACCTCGCCGGGGGTGAGCGCGACGGTCGCCTGCCCCCGGACGGTGTCCACGTCGTCCGGGCGCGCCGGATCGTGCCCCTTGACCAGGGCCTGCAGCTCCAGCGGTACGGCCGACATGGGCAGCACCCGGCCCTGGGCGCCCAGCAGCCTGCCGACCAGGTCGAGGGCCTGGACATGGTCGCCGAGCTGCTCCCACAGAGCGACGATCAGCAGATTGCCGACCGCGTGCTCGTGCAGGTCGCCCTGGGACTGGAAGCGGTGCTGGATGACCCGGGCCCAGGTCTGGCCCCAGTCGTCGTCGCCGCACAGCGCGGCCAGCGCCTTGCGCAGATCGCCGGGCGGCAGGACGCCCAGTTCGTCCCGGAGGCGTCCGCTGGAGCCCCCGTCGTCGGCCACGGTGACGACGGCGGTGAGGTCGCCGGTGATCCGGCGCAGCGCGGCGAGCGAGGCGGACAGGCCCATGCCGCCGCCGAGCGCGACGACCTTGGGCTGGGCGCCCCGGCGGCGCGGCCGGGCGCCGCGTGCCTCGGCGGGCCTGCCCTCACGGCCCTCGGGGACGACCCGGCGCAGTCTGCTGAGCCTGCTCGGCCGCGACGCGGTGGGTCCGGTCACTCGCGCCCCATGTCCCGGTGCACGACCACGGTCTCGACGCCCTGGGAGGCGAGGCGGGCGGCGAGCTTCTCGGAGGTGGCGACCGAGCGGTGCTTGCCGCCGGTGCAGCCGACCGCGATGGTCACGTACCGCTTGCCCTCGCGGCGGTAACCGGCGGCGATCATCTGGAGCAGCTCGGTGTAGCGGTCGAGGAACTCCTTGGCGCCCGGCTGGTTGAAGACGTAGGCGGAGACCTCCTCGTTGAGGCCGGTGAACGGGCGCAGCTCCGGCACCCAGTGCGGGTTGGGCAGGAAGCGCATGTCCACGACCAGGTCGGCGTCGACCGGGAGGCCGTACTTGAAGCCGAAGGACATGACGGTGGCCCGCAGCTCGGGCTCCTCCTCGCCGGCGAACTGGGCGTCCATCTTGGCCCGCAGCTCGTGCACGTTCAGGCTGGAGGTGTCGATGACCAGGTCGGCGTCGCCGCGCAGCTCGCGCAGCAGCTCCCGCTCGGCGGCGATGCCGTCGGTGATGCGGCCGTCGCCCTGGAGGGGGTGCGGGCGGCGGACCGACTCGAAGCGGCGCACGAGGGCGTCGTCGGAGGACTCCAGGAAGACGATCCGCCGGGTGACGTGCTTGGTCGCCAGGTCGGCGAGGGAGTCACGGAGGTTGTCGAAGAAGCGGCGGCCTCGGACGTCGACGACGACCGCGATCCGGGCCACGTTCCCCTGGGAGCGGGCGCCCAGCTCCACCATGGTGGGGATCAGGGCGGGTGGCAGGTTGTCGACGACGAACCAGCCGAGGTCCTCCAGACACTTGGCGGCCGTGGACCGTCCGGCGCCGGACATGCCGGAGATGATGACCAGCTCGGGGATGGCCGCCTCGGGGACCCCGGCTGTTTCGATGCCCGTACTCACGTGTGCTCCGTCTTCCTGTGGCGCTGGGTGCCGCGGGGTATCGTCGCCCGCCGCGCTGTGGGCTTCCCCGCGCTCCGCTGTGTGCTCGTGGTGCTGTTCTTCTTCTGGACGCGCCATGCGCTCCGGGAGTTCTGCGGGTTCCGGGAGTTCTGGGCGCTGTGCGTGCTCGGTCATGTCTCCTGCCCTCGCCGCCGGTCCGGGGCGCCCGCGGCCACGGGCTCCCCAGAGGGGTCCGCCGTCGTACCGGGCTCCTCTTCCTCCATGATCTCTCCAGTGGCCGTGTTCACGGCGGGGGCGGCCGGAGCCGCCTGGGCGAGGGCCGCGGCGATCGTCTCGGCCGTCTTGCGGCCTATGCCGGGAACCTCGCAGATCTGGTCGATCGTCGCGGAACGCAGCTTCTTCAGCGAACCGAAGTGCTTCAGCAGGGCCTGCTTGCGAGCCTCCCCGAGGCCGGGCACGTCGTCCAAGGGGCTCGCCCGGAAACGCTTGGCGCGTTTGGTCCGCTGGTAGGTGATCGCGAAGCGGTGGGCCTCGTCGCGGACGCGCTGGAGCAGATAGAGGCCCTCGCTGGTGCGGGGCAGGACCACCGGGTCGTCCTCGCCGGGCACCCAGACCTCCTCCAGGCGCTTGGCGAGGCCGCACACGGCGATGTCGTCGATGCCCAGCTCGTCGAGCGCCCGCCGCGCGGCGGCGACCTGCGGCTGTCCGCCGTCCACGACGACGAGCTGCGGCGGGTAGGCGAACCGCTTGGGCCGGCCGTCCTCCTCGGTGAGGGGGTTCTCGTCCTCCACCCACTCGCCGGTCTTCTCCTTCTCCGCGAGGTAGCGCCGGAAGCGGCGGGCGATGACCTCGTGCATGGAGCGGACGTCGTCCTGCCCCTCGCCGTGCCAGACCTGCGTGTCTCCGACCCGGCCCTTGATCTGGAAGCGGCGGTACTCGCTCTTGCGGGCCAGTCCGTCCTCGAAGACGACCATGGAGGCCACGACGTCGTCGCCCTGGAGGTGGGAGATGTCGTAGCACTCGATCCTGAGCGGGGCGCTGTCCAGGTCGAGGGCCTCGGCGATCTCCTCCAGCGCGCGGGAGCGGGTGGTGAGGTCGGAGGCGCGCTTGGTCTTGTGCAGCACCAGCGACTGCTGGGCGTTGCGGGCGACGGTCTCCATGAGCGCCTTCTTGTCGCCGCGCTGCGGGATGCGCAAGGAGACGTTGGCGCCGCGCCGCCCGGTGAGCCACTCCTGGACGGGCCCCACGGGGTCGGGCAGCGCGGGGACGAGGACCTCCTTGGGCACGGAGTCGCCGGTCTCCTCGCCGTACAGCTGCTGCAGGGCGTGTTCGACGAGGTCACCGGTGGTGACGGCCTCGACCTTGTCGGTGACCCAGCCGCGCTGGCCGCGCACGCGTCCGCCGCGTACGTGGAAGATCTGGACGGCCGCCTCCAGCTCGTCCTCGGCGAGGGCGATCAGATCGGCGTCGGTCGCGTCGGCGAGCACGACCGCGTTCTTCTCCATGGCCTTCTTCAGGGCCTCGATGTCGTCGCGCAGCCGGGCGGCCCGCTCGTACTCCATCTCCTCGGCCGCGTCCGTCATCCGTTTTTCGAGGCGGCGGATGTAGGTGCCCGTGCGGCCGGCCATGAAGTCGCTGAACTCGTCGGCCAGTTCGCGGTGGTCCTCTTCGGAGATCCGCTCGACGCAGGGGGCCGAGCACTTGCCGATGTAGCCGAGCAGACAGGGCCGCCCGGTGCGGGACGCGTTCTTGAAGACGCCGGCGGAGCAGGTGCGTACGGGGAAGACGCGCAGCAGCAGATCGACCGTGTCCCGGATCGCCCACGCGTGCGCGTACGGCCCGAAGTAGCGCACGCCCTTCTTCTTGTGACCGCGCATCACCTGCACGCGCGGGTACCGCTCGTTCATCGTGACCGCGAGGTACGGATAGCTCTTGTCGTCGCGGTACTTGACGTTGAACCGGGGGTCGAACTCCTTGATCCAGGAGTACTCCAGCTGAAGCGCCTCGACCTCCGTGGACACCACGGTCCACTCCACGGAGGCAGCTGTGGTGACCATCGTGCGGGTGCGCGGGTGGAGACCGGTCAGGTCCTGGAAGTAGTTGGCCAGGCGCTGACGCAGGCTCTTCGCCTTCCCGACGTAGATCACCCGACGGTGCTCGTCACGGAACTTGTACACCCCGGGAGAGTCCGGGATCTGCCCCGGACTGGGGCGGTAGCTGGAGGGATCGGCCATGCTTCACACCCTACTGGCGGGGAGTGACAGCGCGGGGGCCCCTGTGGACAGACCGGCCCACCCTCGTCGAACGACCGTTCTCCTCGGGCTCTAGTACTGCAACCGCATCTGGCGTGACGGATGGTCGGCGGTCTCGTTGGTATGACTGTGTGCTGATGCGCTGACGGTTGAGCAGGTCGAGTCGTGGTCCGAGGGGGTGGCCGGGCTCCATGCCCGGTTCGCCCACCGTTTCGGCAGGTCGGAGCCCCGCGAGCGGGCGCTGGACTACCTGAACGGACTCGTCGCGCCGCTGGAGAAGAAGAACGGGTGGACGCTGTCCGAGCAGGTCGGGCAGCTCCGCCCGGACGGCGTCCAGCGCCTGCTCAACCACTCCGACTGGGACGAGAACGCGGTCCGCGACGATGTGCGCGACTTCGTCGTGGAGACCATCGGAGCCAAGAACGCGGTCCTGATCTGCGACGACACCGGTTTCCTGAAGAAGGGCACCAAGTCCGCCGGAGTCCAGCGGCAGTACACAGGTACCGCCGGCCGCACGGAGAACTGCCAGATCGGGACCTTCCTGGCCTACGCCTCCGCCAGGGGGCGGGCATTGATCGACCGTGAGCTCTACATCCCCGTTTCCTGGACGGATGACCGTGAGCGCTGCCGCGCAGCCGGGATCGACGACGAGATCCCCTTCGCGACCAAGAATGAGCACTGCAAGTGGATGCTGCAACGTGCCGTCGACGCAGGCATCCCGTTCGCGTGGGTCACCGCTGACGAGGCATACGGGCAGGTCAAGCACCTGCGGGTATGGCTGGAGGAACGCAGGATCGCGCACGTACTGGCCACCAAGGTCAACGACACCGTGACCACGGCGGACGGCGGCGACGCCAGGGTGGACCAGTTGGTCGCCGCCCTGCCCAGGCAAGCGTGGAAGCGGGTTTCCGGGGGCCAGGGCGCGCACGGCGAACGGATCTACGACTGGGCCCGCGTCGCCATCCGCCCGTACTGGGAGAACGGCTTCGGGCACTGGGTTCTGGCCCGCCGCAGCATCAGCGACCCCACCGAGATCGCCTACTACGTCTGCTACGGATCGGTGGCCTCCCGGCTGAAAGACCTGGTCAAGGTAGCCGCCGCGAGGTGGGCGGTGGAGGAGTGCTTCCAGACCGCCAAGGGCGAGTGCGGCCTGGACCACTACCAGGTGAGGCTCTACCGGGCCTGGTACCGCCACATCACCCTGGCCATGGCCGCCCTCGCCTACCTGACCGCCGTCCGCGCCGCAGAAGCCGCAAAAGGGGCGGAGCGGACGACGAGCAAGACCTCATACCCCTCAGCGTCCCGGAGATCCGCCGACTGATCGGCCACATCATCGTCACGCCCCGCCACCACAGCAACGACCATCATCTGCACTGGTCACGCTTCCGACGACGCAGCCAGGCCCGTGCCCGCCGCTCCCACTACAAACGCCGAGGCCACAACCCGCAGATGCGGTTGCAGTACTAGCGCGTCTCCAGGAACGTCAGCACGGCCAGGACCCGCCGGTGGTCGTCCGGCTCCTCGGGCAGCCGCAGCTTCCCCAGGATGCTCCGCACATGCTTCTCGACCGTGCCCTCGGTGACCCAGAGCCGCCGGCCGATCCCCGAATTGGACCGCCCCTCGGCCATGAGCCCGAGAACCTCCCGCTCCCGGTTGCTGAGCATCGACAGCGGGTCGTCGCGTCTCTGCGCGGCCACCAGTTCCTGCACCAGCGACGGGTCCACCACCGACCCGCCTCGGCGGATGCGGTCCAGGGTCTCCAGGAACTCGTCCACGACGGTGATCCGGCTCTTCAGCAGATAGCCGATGGCACGGCCCCCCGCCAGCAGCTCCAACGCGTCCTCGACCTCGACGAACGCCGACAGCACGAGGATCCCGACCGAGGGATACCGCTCCCGGATCACTCCGGCGGCCTTCAGCCCCTCCGTGGACTGTGTCGGCGGCATCCTGATGTCGACGATCGCGATGTCCGGAAGCTGTGTCTCCACCAGCTCCATGAGGCCGCCGGCGTCACCGGCCTGCCCCACCACCTCGTAGCCGACGCGCTCGCAGAGGCTCGCCAACCCCTCCCGCAGGAGCACGTCGTCGTCCGCCAGCACCACCCGTCCGCGCAGCGGACGCTGATCGGCCTCCATGGTCTCGGTCTCCCCCTTGCCCGACCTGTCCCGTTCGTCCCAACAGCCTGCCTGAACATGGGTCTTACGGCTAGCCGGAAGCCTAGTTGGGGGCGGGCCGTGAAGACACCTGAACGTTTGCCCGCAATGCTCGAAGAAGTGCGGCCGCAGGGGAATCGACGCCTCTGACGGGAGACGGCGAGACCTCCGGCTGCCCGAGAGCCGGACGGCCGTCTCCGCCGTCCGATTCGACCGCCCGGAACGTGCGCCCCGTACCGGGACCCGGACTCCCCCCTTTGAACGGGTCCCACCGCGTACGCTTCGGGCGGTCACGCACACGGCGGGACGGCCGCCGCGGCCTCCCCGGGCGGTGTCAGCGGCAGCCGCACCCGCAGGGTCGTACCGCTCCCCGGCGGGCTGGTGATCGTCAACCTGCCGCCGATCGCTTCCACCCGGTCGATGAGCCCGATGAGCCCCGATCCCTTGTCGGGTTCCGCTCCCCCGACCCCGTCGTCGCGGATGACCAGCTCCAGTACGCCCGAGCGTTCCTCGGCGGCCACGGTCACGACGCTCGCGCGCGCGTGCTTGACGGCGTTGGTGAGGCTCTCGGAAGTGACGTAGTACGCGGCCACCTCGACCTGTTCCGGGAGGCGGGCGCCCGCGAGGGCGAGGTCGAGTTCCATGGGGATGGCGGAGCGGCGGGCCAGAGCGCGCAGAGCGGGGCCCAGGCCGCCCCGGGAGAGGACGGACGGATGGATGCCCCGGGCCACCTGGAGCAGGTCCTGGAAGGTGTCGTCGAGGCCCTTGGCCAGCTGGTCCAGCTGCTGCGCGAGCTCCGAGGAACGGTCCTCCACCAGGGTCTCCGCCATCCGCAGCTCCAGCTGGAGGGAGACCAGGCGCTGCTGGACGCCGTCGTGCAGATCGCGTTCGATACGGCGCCGGGAGGCGTCCCCGGCGGCGACCACACGCGCGCGTGAGGCGGTCAGCTGGGCGCGGCTGTCGGCGTTGGCGATCGCGGTGGCGATCAGTTCGGTGAAGTCGGCGAGCCGGGACTCGGTGCCCCCGGGCAGCGGGTCGAGGAGCGAGGCCGCCACGACGACC of Streptomyces phaeolivaceus contains these proteins:
- a CDS encoding IS701 family transposase produces the protein MTVEQVESWSEGVAGLHARFAHRFGRSEPRERALDYLNGLVAPLEKKNGWTLSEQVGQLRPDGVQRLLNHSDWDENAVRDDVRDFVVETIGAKNAVLICDDTGFLKKGTKSAGVQRQYTGTAGRTENCQIGTFLAYASARGRALIDRELYIPVSWTDDRERCRAAGIDDEIPFATKNEHCKWMLQRAVDAGIPFAWVTADEAYGQVKHLRVWLEERRIAHVLATKVNDTVTTADGGDARVDQLVAALPRQAWKRVSGGQGAHGERIYDWARVAIRPYWENGFGHWVLARRSISDPTEIAYYVCYGSVASRLKDLVKVAAARWAVEECFQTAKGECGLDHYQVRLYRAWYRHITLAMAALAYLTAVRAAEAAKGAERTTSKTSYPSASRRSAD
- a CDS encoding response regulator; its protein translation is MEADQRPLRGRVVLADDDVLLREGLASLCERVGYEVVGQAGDAGGLMELVETQLPDIAIVDIRMPPTQSTEGLKAAGVIRERYPSVGILVLSAFVEVEDALELLAGGRAIGYLLKSRITVVDEFLETLDRIRRGGSVVDPSLVQELVAAQRRDDPLSMLSNREREVLGLMAEGRSNSGIGRRLWVTEGTVEKHVRSILGKLRLPEEPDDHRRVLAVLTFLETR